Proteins encoded within one genomic window of Microbacterium sp. zg-B185:
- the glgP gene encoding alpha-glucan family phosphorylase yields MKAIRTFTVRPVLAESLAPLNRLASNWRWSWSRATHALFASMDPDLWERIGSNPSRMLGALGQTRLDELAHDEEFVARVAAEDERLNAYLGGDRWFQELEGAKPSGIAYFSPEFGVDGSLPQYSGGLGILAGDHLKSASDLGVPLTGVGLFYRAGYFRQSIGDDGWQHESYPLLDPYGLGLTLLRDHDGTPVEVTLDLPGDRQLHARVWVADIGRIPLLLLDSEVPANSEEMRRVTDRLYGGGGEHRLLQELLLGVGGVRAVRAFCAVTGRPTPEVYHTNEGHAGFQGLERMSELITHDQLSFDAALAQVRASTVFTTHTPVPAGIDRFPRGLIADFLAGRLFAGLDPERALALGLEDYDGGDSSVFNMAVLGLHLGQHANGVSLLHGEVSRGMFGALWPGVDTDEVPITSITNGVHAPTWVHGAIKALSERAFGDAHSTAHDWTDNNVVSDGELWGVRSQMKNELVAEARRRVGAAARSHGSGVAPAWIEDMLDPDVLTIGFARRVPTYKRLTLMLRDPERLTKLLTDPERPVQIVIGGKSHPADDSGKILIQQLVRFSRDPKVRGRIVFLPDYDITLAKSLYPGCDVWLNNPLRPLEACGTSGMKAALNGVLNLSIMDGWWDEWFDGQNGWAIPTADTAASDEERDDAEATALYDLIEHQLVPKFYDREGGIPLGWLRMVRHTMTGLGKKATSDRMVQEYVTRLYVPAAQHDAALRADGFAGAKELSAFVTRVKDSWQDVRVDSVDSSGIPAQAQAGDVLQVSAGVRLDGLSPDDVAVELVYGRTDEDDGLARDHAVYRLTPAGVPVDEVTQFTGILPLTVTGSFGYTVRVVPTHPQLVSPVELGLITYAS; encoded by the coding sequence GTGAAGGCCATCCGAACGTTCACCGTCCGCCCCGTGCTGGCCGAGTCCCTCGCGCCGCTGAACCGGCTCGCGTCGAACTGGCGGTGGTCGTGGAGCCGGGCGACGCACGCGCTGTTCGCGTCGATGGATCCGGACCTGTGGGAGCGCATCGGGAGCAACCCTTCGCGCATGCTGGGTGCGCTCGGCCAGACCCGGCTGGACGAGCTCGCACACGACGAGGAGTTCGTGGCGCGCGTGGCTGCGGAGGACGAACGATTGAACGCCTACCTGGGCGGCGATCGCTGGTTCCAGGAACTGGAAGGCGCCAAGCCCAGCGGCATCGCCTACTTCTCCCCCGAGTTCGGCGTGGACGGCTCGCTGCCGCAGTATTCCGGCGGTCTGGGCATCCTCGCCGGCGATCATCTCAAGAGCGCGTCCGACCTCGGCGTTCCCCTGACCGGCGTCGGACTCTTCTACCGCGCCGGATACTTCCGCCAGTCGATCGGGGACGACGGCTGGCAGCACGAAAGCTATCCGCTGCTGGATCCGTACGGCCTCGGGCTTACCCTGCTGCGCGATCACGACGGCACGCCCGTCGAGGTCACGCTGGACCTGCCCGGTGACCGGCAGCTGCACGCTCGCGTCTGGGTCGCCGACATCGGCCGGATCCCCCTGCTTCTGCTGGATTCCGAAGTCCCCGCCAACTCCGAGGAGATGCGCCGCGTCACCGACCGCCTCTACGGCGGCGGCGGCGAACACCGCCTGCTGCAGGAGCTGCTGCTGGGCGTCGGCGGCGTACGTGCCGTGCGCGCCTTCTGCGCGGTCACGGGTCGGCCCACGCCCGAGGTCTACCACACGAACGAAGGCCACGCCGGGTTCCAGGGCCTCGAGCGGATGTCGGAGCTCATCACCCATGACCAGCTGAGCTTCGACGCGGCGCTGGCCCAGGTGCGCGCCTCCACCGTGTTCACGACACACACCCCGGTGCCGGCCGGCATCGACCGGTTTCCCCGGGGCCTGATCGCCGATTTCCTCGCCGGGCGCCTGTTCGCCGGCCTGGATCCCGAGCGGGCACTCGCACTCGGGCTCGAGGACTACGACGGCGGAGATTCCAGCGTGTTCAACATGGCCGTGCTCGGCCTGCATCTCGGCCAGCACGCGAACGGCGTCTCTCTGCTGCACGGGGAGGTCAGTCGCGGCATGTTCGGGGCGCTCTGGCCCGGCGTCGATACCGACGAGGTGCCGATCACGTCCATCACCAACGGCGTGCACGCCCCCACATGGGTGCACGGCGCCATCAAGGCACTGAGCGAGCGCGCCTTCGGCGACGCGCACAGCACCGCGCACGACTGGACCGACAACAACGTCGTCAGCGACGGCGAGCTGTGGGGGGTCCGCTCGCAGATGAAGAACGAGCTCGTGGCCGAGGCTCGGCGGCGGGTCGGTGCGGCTGCCCGCTCGCACGGCAGCGGCGTGGCGCCGGCATGGATAGAGGACATGCTCGATCCCGACGTCCTGACCATCGGGTTCGCCCGTCGTGTGCCGACGTACAAACGCCTGACGCTGATGCTGCGCGACCCCGAGCGTCTGACGAAGCTGCTGACCGATCCGGAGCGGCCGGTGCAGATCGTGATCGGCGGAAAGTCCCACCCCGCCGATGACTCCGGCAAGATCCTCATCCAGCAGCTGGTGCGCTTCAGCCGGGACCCGAAGGTGCGCGGACGCATCGTCTTCCTTCCCGACTACGACATCACGCTCGCCAAGAGCCTCTACCCCGGTTGCGATGTCTGGCTGAACAATCCGCTGCGTCCGCTCGAGGCGTGCGGCACGTCGGGGATGAAGGCGGCTCTCAACGGCGTGCTGAACCTCTCGATCATGGACGGCTGGTGGGATGAGTGGTTCGACGGCCAGAACGGCTGGGCGATCCCCACCGCCGACACCGCCGCCAGCGACGAGGAGCGCGACGACGCCGAGGCGACCGCCCTCTACGACCTGATCGAGCACCAGCTCGTGCCCAAGTTCTACGACCGCGAGGGCGGCATCCCGCTCGGATGGCTGCGAATGGTGCGGCACACGATGACCGGGCTGGGAAAAAAGGCCACGAGCGACCGGATGGTGCAGGAGTACGTCACCCGCCTGTACGTTCCCGCCGCCCAGCACGACGCCGCGCTGCGAGCCGACGGGTTCGCCGGGGCGAAGGAGCTGTCCGCCTTCGTGACCCGGGTGAAGGACTCGTGGCAGGACGTACGGGTCGACAGCGTCGACAGCTCGGGCATCCCCGCGCAGGCACAGGCCGGCGATGTCCTGCAGGTGAGCGCCGGGGTGCGCCTGGACGGGCTCTCGCCCGACGACGTCGCGGTGGAGCTGGTGTACGGCCGCACCGACGAGGACGACGGCCTCGCGCGCGACCACGCGGTATACCGGCTCACCCCGGCGGGGGTGCCCGTGGACGAGGTGACCCAGTTCACCGGCATCCTTCCGCTCACCGTGACCGGCAGCTTCGGCTACACGGTCCGCGTCGTGCCGACGCACCCGCAGCTGGTGTCCCCCGTCGAACTGGGCCTGATCACCTACGCATCCTGA
- a CDS encoding response regulator — translation MAIARLHGGPLDGQVLPLENPDLDRLIVPYSETQVVYVRKGDLERTGESDGPTEAVFWFVEAQDDIDPYADEPRDRR, via the coding sequence ATGGCTATCGCACGTCTGCACGGCGGACCCCTCGACGGACAGGTCCTCCCGCTCGAGAACCCGGATCTGGACCGACTCATCGTTCCCTACAGCGAGACGCAGGTCGTCTACGTACGCAAGGGCGATCTGGAGCGCACCGGCGAGAGCGACGGCCCCACCGAGGCGGTGTTCTGGTTCGTGGAGGCGCAGGACGACATCGACCCGTACGCCGACGAGCCCCGTGACCGCCGCTGA
- a CDS encoding CYTH domain-containing protein encodes MTAADSGPHSPEPSRSVEIELKFDADDETPLPDLTALPGVASVGAAERRELDARYFDTAEYALAAAGYAVRRRSGGPDAGWHVKGPRVGAGRTELGWPLGESAEEEVPDDVRAGIADVTDADLRPIARILNSRTAYAVLSADGTVIAEFVDDRVTATDVRTGAVRAWREWEIELGPAASADPREFFAAVEAAVFTAGGRTAASSSKLARALGY; translated from the coding sequence GTGACCGCCGCTGACTCAGGTCCACATTCGCCGGAGCCCTCGCGCTCGGTGGAGATCGAGCTCAAATTCGACGCGGACGATGAGACGCCGCTGCCGGATCTGACCGCGCTGCCCGGCGTCGCGTCAGTCGGCGCCGCCGAACGCCGCGAGCTGGATGCGCGATACTTCGACACCGCAGAGTACGCGCTGGCTGCCGCGGGCTATGCGGTGCGGCGGCGCAGCGGCGGCCCGGATGCGGGCTGGCATGTCAAGGGTCCGCGCGTCGGCGCAGGCCGCACCGAGCTCGGCTGGCCCCTCGGCGAATCAGCCGAAGAAGAGGTGCCCGACGACGTGCGTGCCGGCATCGCCGACGTGACGGATGCCGATCTTCGACCGATCGCGCGCATCCTCAACTCGCGCACGGCATACGCCGTGCTCTCAGCCGACGGCACCGTGATCGCGGAGTTCGTCGACGATCGCGTCACCGCCACCGACGTGCGCACCGGCGCGGTCCGTGCGTGGCGCGAGTGGGAGATCGAGCTCGGCCCCGCCGCCTCCGCGGATCCCCGAGAGTTCTTCGCAGCGGTCGAGGCGGCGGTGTTCACCGCAGGGGGTCGGACCGCGGCATCCAGTTCGAAGCTCGCCCGCGCCCTGGGCTACTGA
- the lpdA gene encoding dihydrolipoyl dehydrogenase yields MPHYDVAILGAGPGGYVAAVRAAQLGLSVAIIEEKYWGGVCLNVGCIPSKALLRNADLAHVFHHQAELFGISGDVSFDFGTAWDRSRKVADTHVKGIHFLMKKNKVTEYEGRGSFVDDHTIDVTKADGQVERVTFDNAIISTGSKVRLLPGVQLGANVVTYEEQILSRELPGSIVIVGAGAIGMEFAFVLVNYGVKVTIIEFLDRALPAEDADVSKEIARQYKKYGVEILTSTKVETVTDHGDRVTVAYTDKAGNAGSIDADKVLMSIGFAPNVENFGLEKTGVTLTDRGAIDIDDYMHTSVPHIYAIGDVTAKLQLAHVAEAQGIVAAETIGKAETMALGDYRMMPRATFCSPQVASFGLTEQQARDAGYDVKVAKFPFSANGKANGLGEPIGFVKLIADGEHLELLGGHMIGPDVSELLPELTLAQKWDLTALEAARNVHTHPTLSEAVQEAFHGLTGHMINL; encoded by the coding sequence ATGCCTCACTACGACGTCGCCATCCTCGGCGCCGGCCCCGGCGGATACGTCGCGGCCGTCCGAGCGGCTCAGCTCGGTCTTTCGGTTGCGATCATCGAGGAGAAGTACTGGGGCGGTGTCTGCCTCAACGTGGGCTGCATCCCCTCCAAGGCGCTGCTGCGCAACGCCGACCTCGCGCACGTGTTCCACCACCAGGCGGAGCTGTTCGGCATCTCCGGCGACGTCTCCTTCGACTTCGGGACGGCGTGGGATCGCAGTCGCAAGGTCGCGGACACCCACGTCAAGGGCATCCACTTCCTGATGAAGAAGAACAAGGTGACCGAGTACGAGGGTCGCGGCAGCTTCGTCGACGACCACACCATCGACGTCACCAAGGCCGACGGTCAGGTGGAGCGGGTCACCTTCGACAATGCGATCATCTCGACGGGCTCGAAGGTCCGCCTGCTTCCGGGGGTCCAACTCGGCGCCAACGTCGTGACGTACGAGGAGCAGATCCTCTCGCGCGAGCTGCCCGGCTCGATCGTGATCGTCGGCGCGGGTGCGATCGGCATGGAGTTCGCCTTCGTCCTGGTCAACTACGGCGTCAAGGTCACGATCATCGAGTTCCTCGACCGGGCGCTGCCCGCCGAGGACGCCGACGTGTCGAAGGAGATCGCCCGCCAGTACAAGAAGTACGGCGTGGAGATCCTCACCTCCACGAAGGTCGAGACGGTGACCGACCACGGCGACCGTGTCACGGTCGCCTACACCGACAAGGCCGGCAACGCCGGCTCGATCGACGCCGACAAGGTGCTCATGTCGATCGGCTTCGCGCCGAACGTCGAGAACTTCGGCCTCGAGAAGACCGGGGTCACACTCACCGACCGCGGCGCCATCGACATCGATGACTACATGCACACGAGCGTCCCGCACATCTACGCGATCGGCGACGTGACCGCCAAGCTGCAGCTCGCCCACGTCGCCGAGGCACAGGGCATCGTCGCCGCCGAGACCATCGGCAAGGCGGAGACCATGGCGCTGGGCGATTACCGCATGATGCCGCGGGCGACGTTCTGCTCCCCCCAGGTGGCATCGTTCGGCCTGACCGAGCAGCAGGCGCGGGATGCCGGGTATGACGTGAAGGTCGCGAAGTTCCCCTTCTCCGCCAACGGCAAGGCCAACGGCCTCGGCGAGCCGATCGGGTTCGTCAAGCTGATCGCGGACGGCGAGCACCTCGAACTGCTCGGTGGCCACATGATCGGCCCCGACGTGTCCGAGCTGCTCCCCGAGCTGACACTCGCCCAGAAGTGGGATCTCACCGCACTCGAGGCGGCGCGCAACGTGCACACGCACCCCACGCTCTCCGAGGCGGTCCAAGAGGCGTTCCACGGCCTGACCGGCCACATGATCAATCTCTGA
- a CDS encoding copper resistance CopC family protein — protein sequence MRPTTTSPRSLVRSLAATATALLLATAGVLVASPAHAHDELISTDPPAGAALETLPPQLTLTFSGELASDPGATELQVTDAAGTTLADGDPVVEGTLVTQPLTGTASGPVTVLWKVVSSDGHPISGEFAFSVTPAPAPSPTPTSSPSATGTPSETPSQEATATPTAAPVPADSGNPALPWVIGGLLLVALVGGAVVYLLVSRARRLRDQEALRAGPPATPGDAPSPDSAPPAGR from the coding sequence ATGCGCCCGACAACGACCTCCCCTCGCTCCCTCGTCCGCTCCCTCGCTGCGACGGCCACCGCACTCCTGCTCGCCACCGCGGGCGTCCTGGTCGCCTCTCCGGCCCATGCCCACGACGAGCTGATCTCGACCGATCCCCCGGCGGGCGCGGCGCTGGAGACGCTTCCCCCGCAGTTGACGCTGACCTTCAGCGGCGAGCTCGCGAGCGATCCCGGTGCCACCGAGTTGCAGGTGACGGATGCCGCGGGCACGACGCTCGCCGACGGCGACCCCGTCGTCGAGGGCACGCTCGTGACGCAGCCGCTGACGGGAACGGCATCCGGACCGGTCACCGTGCTGTGGAAGGTCGTCTCCAGCGATGGACACCCCATCTCGGGCGAGTTCGCGTTCTCGGTGACACCCGCCCCGGCTCCGTCACCGACCCCGACGTCGAGTCCTTCGGCCACCGGCACGCCCAGCGAGACGCCCAGCCAAGAGGCGACGGCCACCCCGACGGCGGCGCCGGTCCCGGCGGACAGCGGCAACCCGGCGCTGCCGTGGGTCATCGGCGGCCTGCTGCTGGTCGCACTCGTGGGCGGCGCCGTGGTGTATCTCCTGGTCTCCCGAGCACGTCGGCTGCGGGACCAGGAGGCCCTCCGTGCGGGCCCTCCGGCCACGCCGGGCGACGCGCCCTCGCCCGACTCCGCGCCCCCTGCCGGACGATAG
- a CDS encoding FHA domain-containing protein — MQDNRRPEPDEIRRASGAGADAGDSHGPADTTQTFGHDSDLSFVPFGSDLSDAELDAIEALPTRSALFIVRSGPTAGARYLLDTDVTTVGRHPEADIFFDDVTVSRRHAEITRSGTSFELVDQRSLNGTYVNGERVDRAVLTNGSEVRVGKFRLNFFVSPSDLPPSTDG, encoded by the coding sequence GTGCAGGACAACCGCCGACCCGAACCGGACGAGATCCGGAGGGCGTCAGGAGCGGGCGCCGACGCGGGTGACTCGCACGGCCCGGCCGATACGACTCAGACCTTCGGGCACGACTCCGACCTCTCCTTCGTGCCGTTCGGCAGCGACCTGAGCGACGCCGAGCTCGACGCGATCGAGGCGCTGCCCACGCGGTCCGCCCTGTTCATCGTGCGGTCCGGACCCACCGCCGGTGCGCGATATCTGCTGGACACCGATGTGACCACCGTTGGTCGGCATCCCGAAGCCGACATCTTCTTCGACGACGTCACGGTCTCGCGTCGGCATGCCGAGATCACCCGGAGCGGCACGTCCTTCGAACTGGTCGATCAGCGCTCCCTCAACGGCACCTACGTCAACGGAGAGCGAGTCGATCGCGCCGTTCTGACGAACGGCTCAGAGGTGCGCGTGGGCAAGTTCCGGCTCAACTTCTTCG